The window GGCTGCTGGCACTGGCCTGGCTGCTCTTCATGACCACCCGCGCCGTCGAACGCCGCAGCCTCGGCGCGTCCGGGAAGCCCGCGAAGAAGGTCAAGGGGGGAGCGGCCCCGGAGGCCGTCGCCCCGGCCGCCTCCGCACCGTCCCTCGGCGCCGCCGCAGCCGGTGCGCAGCCCCAGCCCTCCGCGCGCCGGAAGCCGCCGGCCGCAGCGCCCGCGGACGACTTCTCCGACATCGAGGCCATCCTCAAGAAGCACGGCATCTGACGCCGGGGGCCCGGTCCGGGCACTCGGTCACGAGATCGGGCGAACTACCGCGCGGATGTTGGCGTGTTGGACGCCGGGCCCTGGCCCGCTGCGCCATCATCGCCCCGACATGTTCGAGACATCGCAGAGTGACCCCTCGGTGCCCGTGCCCGTGCCGGTACCCGCTCCCGTCGCCGAGGAGCCGCGAGGCTGTCTCTTCGCGCTCTCCCAGCCGCCCCTGATGATCTTCCTAGCGGTGATCGGCATCCTGCTGCTGCTCGCTGCCGTGCACGACCTCTTCATGCTCTGAGGGCCCCGCGTCGGCCTCCTTGCGCCGCGCCCGGTACGCCGCCACGTGCAGCCGGTTCCCGCAGGTCCGGCTGTCGCAGTAGCGCCGCGAGCGGTTGCGGGACAGGTCCACGAAGGCGCGCCGGCAGTCCGGGGCCTCGCAGCGGCGCAGCCGCTCCTGTTCGCCGGAGACCACGATGAAGGCGAGCGCCATGCCGCCGTCGGCCGCCAGGTGGTCGCCCACCGACGCGCCCGGGGCGAAGTAGTGCACGTGCCAGTCGTAGCCGTCGTGGTCGGTCAGCTGCGGGGTGGTGCCCGCGGTCGCCACCAGCTCGTTGATCAGCACGGACGCGGCACGGGGGTGCGGCGAGGCGAAGACCTGGGCGAACTTGCTGCGCACGGTCCGCACGCCGGCCAGGTCGCGGGCGCTGAGCTCGCCGACGTCGCTGATCGAGTACTCCTGGACGAAAGCGCGCAGGGCGCCGATGTCAGAGAGCCCGTCGGGCTGGTCGGCCTCGGCCGCGGTGTTCACCAGCGCGACGACGACGTCGAGCGCGCGACGGGTGTCGTGTGGGATCTGCACGGGGTCTCCCTCAAGGGCCGGGCCTGCGACGACGGACGGTGCCGCCGCTGCCGCCCGACAATAGCGGGTCCCGCGAAATGCACACCGGCGCCGTCCGCGCGGGTGGCTTCCGCGGGAACAGCGCCGGCACTGCCGTATGTGGTTGTCCGACCCGCACCGTCGCCCCGAGTCGGACGGTGTCGAGCGGCTGGAGGCCTGGCTCAGCTTTCGGCCAGGATGTGGGAGAGCTCCTTGTCGAGGTCGAAGTGCCGGTGTTCGGTCCCGGGTGGGACCGCGGCGTCCGTCCGCTTGAGGAACGACTCGAGTGCTCGGGCGGGTGCTTCGAGCAGTGCTTCTCCCTCCGGTGAGCTCAGGGCGATGCAGACGACGCCCTGACCGTGGCTGCGGGACGGCCAGACGCGGACGTCGCCGGTACCGGTGGGCCGGTGGAGGCCCTCCGCGAGGAGGTCGCGGGCGAATACCCATTCGACCGTCTCCTCGGCGCCGGTGTGGAAGGTGGCGTGCACGGCGTAGGGGTCGGCCGTGTCATACCGCAGGCCCGCGGGAACAGGCAGTGAGGACTCGCTCGACACAACGAGGCGCAGGTGCAGCTCGCAGCTGACCGTGGTGTTCATAAGCGCCAGGGCCTTTCGCTCAGTGTGCGCTCGGGGATTCGCACGTCGGCGAAATCGACATGCCACCTACGGTGCCGTTGTAAACCCCTCTGACCGTTTTGCGGACCTCTGGGTCCCTCGGACGGCGGATCCAAACCGTCATTCACGTGTGCTTCGGGCTCGGGTAGATTCGACTCCATGAATACGGGGAGTGACCGCGGAACCAACGAGTCCGCCGCTGACGAATCCGCCGCGGACGCAGCGGCGCAGACGCCGCACGTCTCGAAGGCGCCGGCCTTCATCAAGGCCCGCAAGAGCCTGCACCTCAGCTGGCAGGTCGGCGTCTTCGTCGTCGGTCTCGCGGTGATCGCCGCCGGTGTGGCCATGCTCGTCCTGCCCGGCCCCGGCTGGGTGGCGATCTTCGCGGGCCTGGCGATCTGGGCCACCGAGTTCGCCTGGGCCCACCTCGTGCTGCACTGG of the Streptomyces sp. NBC_01294 genome contains:
- a CDS encoding CGNR zinc finger domain-containing protein: MQIPHDTRRALDVVVALVNTAAEADQPDGLSDIGALRAFVQEYSISDVGELSARDLAGVRTVRSKFAQVFASPHPRAASVLINELVATAGTTPQLTDHDGYDWHVHYFAPGASVGDHLAADGGMALAFIVVSGEQERLRRCEAPDCRRAFVDLSRNRSRRYCDSRTCGNRLHVAAYRARRKEADAGPSEHEEVVHGSEQQQDADHR
- a CDS encoding SsgA family sporulation/cell division regulator, translated to MNTTVSCELHLRLVVSSESSLPVPAGLRYDTADPYAVHATFHTGAEETVEWVFARDLLAEGLHRPTGTGDVRVWPSRSHGQGVVCIALSSPEGEALLEAPARALESFLKRTDAAVPPGTEHRHFDLDKELSHILAES
- a CDS encoding TIGR02611 family protein, whose protein sequence is MNTGSDRGTNESAADESAADAAAQTPHVSKAPAFIKARKSLHLSWQVGVFVVGLAVIAAGVAMLVLPGPGWVAIFAGLAIWATEFAWAHLVLHWTKRKVTEAAQKALDPKVRRRNIILTTVGLVIAGALIGFYLWKYGLILPWDLKDQ